One part of the Marmota flaviventris isolate mMarFla1 chromosome 4, mMarFla1.hap1, whole genome shotgun sequence genome encodes these proteins:
- the Spock2 gene encoding testican-2 produces the protein MRAPSCGRLALPLLLLAAAALAEGDAKGLKEGETPGNFMEDEQWLSSISQYSGKIKHWNRFRDDDYIKSWEDNQQGDEALDTTKDPCQKVKCSRHKVCIAQGYQRAMCISRKKLEHRIKQPTLKLHGNKDSICQPCHMAQLASVCGSDGHTYSSVCKLEQQACLSSKQLAVRCEGPCPCPTEQAAASTTEGKPETCTGQDLADLGDRLRDWFQLLHENSKQNGSASGAASPATGLDKSLGASCKDSIGWMFSKLDTSADLFLDQTELAAINLDKYEVCIRPFFNSCDTYKDGRVSTAEWCFCFWREKPPCLAELERIQIQEAAKKKPGIFIPSCDEDGYYRKMQCDQNNGDCWCVDQLGLELTGTRTHGSPDCDDIVGFSGDFGSGVGWEDEEEKETEEAGEEAEEEEGEAGEADDGGYIW, from the exons ATGCGCGCCCCGAGCTGCGGGCGACTGGcgctgccgctgctgctgctcGCCGCAGCCGCTCTGGCCGAAGGCGACGCCAAAGGGCTCAAGGAGGGCGAGACCCCCGGCAATTTCATGGAGGACGAGCAATGGCTGTCGTCCATCTCTCAGTACAGCGGCAAGATCAAGCACTGGAACCGCTTCCGAGAC GATGACTACATCAAGAGCTGGGAGGACAACCAGCAAGGAGATGAAG CCCTGGACACCACCAAGGACCCCTGCCAGAAGGTCAAGTGCAGTCGCCACAAGGTGTGCATCGCCCAGGGCTACCAGAGGGCCATGTGCATCAGTCGCAAGAAGCTGGAGCACAG GATCAAGCAGCCTACTCTGAAACTCCATGGAAACAAAGACTCCATCTGCCAGCCCTGCCACATGGCCCAGCTCGCCTCTGTCTGTGGCTCCGATGGCCACACTTACAGCTCAGTG TGTAAGCTGGAGCAGCAGGCCTGCCTGAGCAGCAAGCAGCTGGCCGTGAGATGCGAGGGCCCCTGTCCCTGCCCCACGGAGCAGGCTGCCGCCTCCACCACCGAAGGCAAGCCAG AGACCTGCACGGGTCAGGACCTGGCTGACCTGGGGGATCGGCTGCGGGACTGGTTCCAGCTCCTTCATGAGAACTCCAAGCAGAACGGCTCGGCCAGCGGAGCAGCCAGCCCGGCCACCG GGCTGGACAAAAGCCTGGGGGCCAGTTGCAAGGACTCTATTGGCTGGATGTTCTCCAAGTTGGACACCAGTGCTGACCTCTTCCTGGACCAGACCGAGCTGGCTGCTATCAACCTGGACAAGTACGAGGTCTGCATCCGCCCTTTCTTCAATTCCTGCGACACCTACAAGGACGGCCGGGTGTCCACTGCCGAGTGGTGCTTCTGCTTCTGGAGGGAGA AGCCCCCCTGCCTGGCGGAACTGGAGCGTATCCAGATCCAGGAGGCTGCCAAGAAGAAACCAG GCATCTTCATCCCGAGCTGTGACGAGGACGGCTACTACCGGAAGATGCAGTGTGACCAGAACAACGGCGACTGCTGGTGTGTGGACCAGCTGGGGCTAGAGCTGACCGGCACCCGCACGCACGGGAGCCCCGACTGCG ATGACATCGTGGGTTTCTCAGGGGACTTTGGGAGTGGTGTCGGCTGGGAGGACGAGGAGGAGAAGGAGACGGAAGAAGCAGGCGAGGAggccgaggaggaggagggcgaGGCGGGCGAGGCGGACGACGGAGGCTACATCTGGTAG